The nucleotide sequence AGCTCCTGACATTGGTCTCGATATAAAAATAAGTGGCTACCCAAACAACCTCGCCCAAGATGTAACTGCATTTGAATCTGAGATACAAGCTAATGAAAATGAGTTAAACAGGCAGGTATTCAGCTTGCTTATGTTAAGGAACTTCTCACCCAAAAACAGCTTTACAGGCCGGCCATCTTATGGCGAGGGGAATTTAAGCGAGCTACTTATGCACCAATTAAGCGCATGGATTTCCCAAGTTGATGAAAACTTGCAAATTGACCTAGACTTGAACAGTATGAGCTTAGACGAGCTTAATACTTTTCAGTTAAGAATGTCCTATACAATGCTGGACGGAAGATTGAGAATTAGTAGAGATGGCAATGTTAACCAACAGCAGCCTGAAACAGAACACGCCATAAACAATATTTCTAACATTGCTGGCGAATGGACAATAGAGTACCTGATCAGTGAAGATGGTAAGTTTCGTTTGAAAATGTACAATCGAAACAACACTAACCAGCTACTCACCTCTTTGACCAACACCCATGTGACCACTGCTGGTGCTAGTGTCCTTCATACTCAAAGCTTTGACAACCTCAATGATTTATTAATGAACAGAAAGAGGCGGAGTAAAAATGTATCAAAAGATTCAGAAACGGAGTTCTTAGAAAAACTGAACGAATTCCAACATAGATTAGAAAAAGCCCAAGAAAAGGAAGAAAAACTTGAATCTCCTGATGAAGGAAGTTCATCTGAAGAAAGGCAAGACAGCAAACAGAACAACTCATTAGAGCTTGACTATATTCCTGTAAAGAAAGAGGAAGAAGAAGAGGGCAATAACGAAGAAGAGGAAGAAGAAGATGATGATGATGATGATGACGAGAGGGAGAATGAGGAGAGCAAAGTCCCACAGAAACGTAAGAGAAAAAAATAACTCTATATCAATAGGCTTGTTGTGTACAGAGAGACTCAGCAAAAAAATATGAAAATAAACATCTTTTGGCTTAGGCGGGATTTAAGAGTTAAAGATAATCACGGGCTGCTCAAAGCTTTGAAAGGCAACAATCCTGTTTTACTACTTTTTATCTTCGACACTAATATCGTGGCCAACCTAGATAAAAACGATCCTCGTATTACCTTCATTTACGACGCGCTCTCCAACATACACAATGAAGTTTTAAAACATAAAAGTTCTTTGCTAGTAGAACACGGCACTCCTGAAAATGTATTCTCCAAACTATTGGATCAATACCAAATTGAAAAAGTATATGCAAACAGCGACTATGAGCCATATGCAGTAAACAGAGACAAACAGATCTCTCTACTGCTTAAAGAAAAAGGAGCCACCTTAAACCTGCATAAAGATCAGGTAATATTTGAAAAAGAAGAAGTTTTAACCCAATCAGGCAGCCCATACAAAGTATTTACAGCTTACAAGAATCAATGGAAAAAACAATTTTCAGACAAAAGCCCCCAAGCATACCCCTCAGAAGCTTTCCTTCATAACCTAAAGAGACACGAGCAGAACCTTCCTTCCCTATCCCATTTCGGGTTTGTGCGTTCATCAATGACTTTTCCCCCTAGTCAACCAGACAATAAAATCATCAGACACTATGATGAAACCAGAGACAATCCAAGTCTCCCAACAACACAAATAGGAGTACATCTACGCTTTGGAACTGCCAGCACAAGGGCTATGGTCAAAAAAGCGGCTAAACTAAATGACACATGGTTAAATGAGCTTATATGGCGAGAATTCTATATGCAACTTCTCTATCATTTCCCTAAATCAGAACATGAAGCATTTAACCCAAACTTAAACAACCTGCCATGGCGATACAGTGACGCTGAATTTGAAAGATGGTGCGAAGGAACCACCGGTTACCCTCTTGTAGATGCGGGAATGCGGCAGCTCAACGAAACCGGCTTCATGCATAACCGGGTACGCATGGTAGTTGCAAGTTTTCTCACAAAACACCTGCTGCTCAATTGGACATTAGGAGAAAGGTATTTTGCCAATAAACTCCTTGACTTTGATTTAGCCGCAAATGTTGGAAACTGGCAATGGGTAGCTGGCACTGGAGCCGATGCGCAACCCTTTATAAGAATTTTTAATCCAACACTCCAACAAAAACGCTTCGACCCAAAATTTGATTACATTAAAAAATGGGTACCAGAATATGAAACAGGCAAATACCCTACCCCTATCATTGACCATAAACAAGCAACTGAAAGAGCAAAAAATGCTTTTGAAAGCTTAAAGTAGCTAACCTCCAACCTTATCTTTTAAATTCTGTATAAGATTATTCCAGAGCTCCTCCATATCTTTACTATCCTCAAATTCCGAATAATCAATTATTTTCAAAAAAGAGGTTTGTGTCAATTCATTGGTATCAAGTTGAAACTCAAGATATGCAGCATCTTTACCGTCTTCGTTTTTTGTATCGGGAAACTCAAACTTTACCAGCTGATTCATTTTTTGGGATACTTTTTTTGCTTTGTGCCTAGCACCGTCCCACTCGAAATAAAAAATCTTATCTTCCTCAAAATCTACCTTGTCAGCAAACCACTCAGCTAAGCCTTGGGCTGTATTAATATAAGGGTAAAGCATTTTTTGTGATGCATTCAACTCAAACTCAATTACAAACTTATTCTTATCCATCTATTCTATATGTTTAAATTTTAGTCAATATGAAAAAAAATACGGTTCAAATCTAATTATTCTTTAAAAAAATTTGCTTTATTCAAAATTACAGCTACCTTTGCACACCTAATTCAACGGCGAGGTAGCTCAGGTGGTTAGAGCGCAGGATTCATAACCCTGAGGTCGGGGGTTCAATTCCCCCCCTCGCTACTTTTTTTCCTTTCTTTTTTATAGACTTCATCAACTTCCTTATTACAAAATCAGGGCACATTACTACCTTGTTTAATTATACAACATATAATTTTAACCCTCAATATATAGAATTCATTATAAATTTGAGGTATTTTTATGTATTCATTAAATGCTAAAAAACAACATCCTGTCTTTCTATTTATAAATCAATCAAATATGAAAACTAGGCTTACTTTACAAGTTCTATTTCTTATTTTATTCATTCATCATATAAACTATGGGCAAAATATGCAAATAGGAATAGTGGCAGGAGGATCTTTTTCGACCGCGAGAGGAGACCTAGGGAGGTATCTAGATATTAAAGGGGTGCCAGGTTTTTTGTCCGGTGTACAAATTGAAAAGTCGCTCAATGATAAGTTTTCTATTCAACCTGAACTACTGATATCTTACAGAGGGTACAGGTTTGCCAGTGATATGTATAATACTTATACAAGAAACAGTTTATTATACATTGACATTCCTGTTTTACTGAAGTATAAATTTGTTGAAAACCTATCCTTTGAAGGAGGTATTCAATTAAGTCATTTACTTACAACAAATTTAAATATCAACGAACAAAACCTTTACAACTTCTCACTAGTAGCTGGTGTTAGCAGTATGCTAAATGAAAAAATCGAAGTTGGCGCTAGATATGTTTTTGGATTAACCAATTTGTATAGCCAAATAGACATTAGCCATTACTACACAGACTTCCCAATGCGTAGTAGGGAAATTTCAACTTCCCCAGAACGTTTCTTAATGTTTTTTGTAAGATATAACTTCCTTTCTATAGAATGATCAAGTTTTTTCCTAAAATTCAATTTGCCTGCAATACATTCATAGAAGCTTTTTGGGTCTATATGATTTACTGTGGAAAGGTGATATAATGTAGTTATTTTTACAAAATGAACAGTATCGAAATATTTCAATTGGCTTTGCAGTTAACAAAGCCTTGGTCGGTAACCGATGTTAGGTTTCAGGAAGCATCCAATGGTAAACAAGAACTTCATATAACCATTAGCTTTGAGCGTGGTTTCGTATTTGAACCAGAAAGTAAAGTTCATGATACTCAATATAGGACTTGGCGTCACCTCAATTTTTTTGAACATGAATGTTATCTTCATTGCAAAGTCCCTCGAATCAAAACAACGGATGGAAAGGTAAAAACCGTGGAAGTGCCGTGGGCTAGAAAAGGAAGTGGTTTTACTTTGTTGTTTGAGGCTTTTAGCATGGCTTTGATTGAGCGAGAGATGCCCGTGAACAAAGCAGCTGATTTAGTGAATGAGTACCCACAGCGCATATGGAATATATTTAACTACTGGATACAAATTGCCTATCGGGCAGATGATCAAAGCTCGGTGACCCAATTGGGTATTGATGAGACTTCTGTAAGAAAAGGACATGATTATGTGACCGTAGCAGCAGATTTGGCTACTCGCCGTGTGATTCATGTTACTCCAGGCAAGGATCGGCACACTATCGGAAGAATTAAAGACCATTTAAAAGCAAAGGGTGTTGAACATCTGTCAATTACCGACGCATGCATTGATATGTCTACAGGTTTTATCGCAGGCATGCTCGAACATTTTCCTAACACCTCGGTAACATTTGATAAATTTCATGTAGTCAAAC is from Cytophagaceae bacterium ABcell3 and encodes:
- a CDS encoding deoxyribodipyrimidine photo-lyase; the protein is MKINIFWLRRDLRVKDNHGLLKALKGNNPVLLLFIFDTNIVANLDKNDPRITFIYDALSNIHNEVLKHKSSLLVEHGTPENVFSKLLDQYQIEKVYANSDYEPYAVNRDKQISLLLKEKGATLNLHKDQVIFEKEEVLTQSGSPYKVFTAYKNQWKKQFSDKSPQAYPSEAFLHNLKRHEQNLPSLSHFGFVRSSMTFPPSQPDNKIIRHYDETRDNPSLPTTQIGVHLRFGTASTRAMVKKAAKLNDTWLNELIWREFYMQLLYHFPKSEHEAFNPNLNNLPWRYSDAEFERWCEGTTGYPLVDAGMRQLNETGFMHNRVRMVVASFLTKHLLLNWTLGERYFANKLLDFDLAANVGNWQWVAGTGADAQPFIRIFNPTLQQKRFDPKFDYIKKWVPEYETGKYPTPIIDHKQATERAKNAFESLK
- a CDS encoding START-like domain-containing protein, with the protein product MDKNKFVIEFELNASQKMLYPYINTAQGLAEWFADKVDFEEDKIFYFEWDGARHKAKKVSQKMNQLVKFEFPDTKNEDGKDAAYLEFQLDTNELTQTSFLKIIDYSEFEDSKDMEELWNNLIQNLKDKVGG
- a CDS encoding porin family protein, which gives rise to MQIGIVAGGSFSTARGDLGRYLDIKGVPGFLSGVQIEKSLNDKFSIQPELLISYRGYRFASDMYNTYTRNSLLYIDIPVLLKYKFVENLSFEGGIQLSHLLTTNLNINEQNLYNFSLVAGVSSMLNEKIEVGARYVFGLTNLYSQIDISHYYTDFPMRSREISTSPERFLMFFVRYNFLSIE
- a CDS encoding ISL3 family transposase, yielding MNSIEIFQLALQLTKPWSVTDVRFQEASNGKQELHITISFERGFVFEPESKVHDTQYRTWRHLNFFEHECYLHCKVPRIKTTDGKVKTVEVPWARKGSGFTLLFEAFSMALIEREMPVNKAADLVNEYPQRIWNIFNYWIQIAYRADDQSSVTQLGIDETSVRKGHDYVTVAADLATRRVIHVTPGKDRHTIGRIKDHLKAKGVEHLSITDACIDMSTGFIAGMLEHFPNTSVTFDKFHVVKLLNEAMDDVRKREVREHSILKGHKYTLLKSTHKLSAKQKQDRQVLIELLPTIGKAYRLKTLFQSFWEFKTKEEGSAFLAYWCDLVEEEGLYAFKKFVNTIKSHWQGITNYVESQIANGVMEGINSKIQLAKRRARGYRNITNFINMIYFISSKLKFNYPQYST